Proteins from a genomic interval of Paenibacillus sp. FSL R5-0623:
- the hprK gene encoding HPr(Ser) kinase/phosphatase: MAKKVKVSELVQQFQLEVVSGSHGLKRVITVDDLNRPGLEMAGYFEYHPQERVQLLGRTELAFFAMLPEQERRDRMQRLCTEETPCIVVTRGLEVPQELIDISEEQNLAVLRSNMATTILSSRITGFLEKKLAPTATIHGVLCDVYGVGMLITGSSGIGKSETALELVKRGHRLIADDAVEIRQTSDFQLHGTAPELIRHLLEIRGVGIINVMTLFGAGAVRNNKRITLVVRLEAWQQDKQYDRLGLDEETTRIIDTDVPLVTIPVRPGRNLAVIIEVAGMNYRLKQMGLNAALQFTNKLTATISEDMEDMD; the protein is encoded by the coding sequence ATGGCGAAAAAAGTGAAAGTATCTGAACTGGTGCAACAATTTCAGTTGGAGGTTGTTTCTGGATCTCACGGATTGAAAAGAGTCATTACGGTAGATGACCTGAACCGTCCTGGTCTGGAAATGGCCGGTTATTTTGAATACCATCCACAAGAACGGGTACAGCTACTTGGAAGAACGGAGTTAGCTTTCTTTGCAATGTTACCTGAGCAAGAGCGGCGCGATCGTATGCAACGTCTTTGTACGGAAGAGACACCTTGTATCGTTGTCACGCGTGGACTGGAAGTTCCGCAAGAGCTGATTGATATCAGTGAAGAACAGAATCTGGCTGTACTTCGCAGCAATATGGCTACTACGATTCTATCCAGCCGGATCACGGGATTCCTGGAAAAGAAATTGGCACCAACAGCAACCATTCACGGTGTACTTTGTGATGTCTATGGCGTAGGTATGCTGATCACAGGTAGCAGCGGTATTGGTAAGAGTGAAACAGCGCTTGAACTGGTGAAACGTGGACACCGACTGATTGCTGATGATGCGGTAGAGATCCGCCAAACGTCAGATTTTCAGCTGCACGGTACTGCACCAGAGTTGATCCGCCACTTGCTCGAAATTCGAGGTGTCGGTATTATCAACGTCATGACATTGTTCGGGGCCGGTGCGGTTCGGAATAACAAAAGGATTACTTTGGTTGTACGTCTGGAAGCATGGCAGCAGGATAAACAATATGATCGTCTGGGTCTGGATGAAGAGACTACACGTATCATTGATACGGATGTACCTCTGGTTACAATCCCTGTTCGTCCGGGACGGAACTTGGCGGTTATTATTGAAGTGGCAGGTATGAACTATCGCCTGAAACAGATGGGTCTGAATGCTGCACTGCAATTCACGAACAAGCTGACAGCAACCATCTCGGAAGATATGGAAGACATGGATTAA
- the lgt gene encoding prolipoprotein diacylglyceryl transferase, with translation MDTLLLLNPIAFSIGALKVHWYGLILGAAALIGLLLVIREGKRYNIPQEVFMDMVLLGVPSAIIGARIYYVAFKWEDYKDNFWDVFKIWNGGIAIYGALIGAIICAVIFFRRKGYNFWRMADICAPGLLVGQLIGRWGNFVNQEAYGGPVEESFLRDKLHLPDFIVNQMNVEGVFHHPAFLYESMWSLVGLVVLLVLRRQKFLRSAELFMSYFIWYSIGRFFIEALRTDSLGFQAPQWVASLVNGLWSPMTAMGFEQGYLDPAYGNVRISQLLAIGIIIVAVVFIVVRRVTGKADVRYSDPIVSSKVLADDMEHTGTVAGKENKISPPAKDDPKQVDDKKE, from the coding sequence ATGGATACATTATTACTGTTGAACCCGATTGCGTTCTCTATTGGAGCGTTAAAGGTTCACTGGTACGGGCTTATTCTTGGTGCCGCGGCACTTATAGGACTCCTGCTCGTGATCCGGGAGGGCAAACGATACAATATTCCACAGGAAGTGTTCATGGACATGGTCCTGCTGGGTGTGCCTTCTGCCATCATTGGTGCCCGTATCTACTACGTAGCATTTAAATGGGAAGATTATAAGGATAATTTCTGGGATGTCTTTAAAATATGGAATGGCGGTATAGCCATCTATGGTGCCCTTATTGGTGCAATCATCTGTGCAGTTATTTTCTTCCGTCGTAAAGGATATAACTTCTGGCGTATGGCCGATATCTGTGCGCCTGGACTGCTCGTTGGACAGTTGATCGGACGCTGGGGGAACTTTGTGAATCAGGAAGCCTACGGCGGTCCTGTAGAAGAATCATTTTTGAGAGACAAGCTTCATCTGCCGGACTTTATTGTGAATCAAATGAACGTAGAAGGCGTATTCCACCATCCTGCATTTTTGTATGAATCGATGTGGAGTCTCGTTGGTCTGGTCGTGCTGCTGGTTCTGCGTCGTCAGAAGTTTCTGCGTTCAGCTGAACTGTTCATGTCTTATTTCATCTGGTACTCTATCGGTCGCTTCTTTATTGAAGCTTTGCGTACGGACAGTCTGGGCTTCCAGGCTCCGCAGTGGGTTGCTTCATTAGTGAACGGGCTGTGGTCTCCAATGACTGCAATGGGCTTTGAACAAGGATATCTGGATCCTGCTTACGGTAACGTACGAATCTCACAACTGCTTGCTATTGGCATTATTATTGTAGCTGTTGTATTCATTGTGGTGAGAAGAGTGACAGGCAAAGCGGATGTTCGTTACAGTGATCCAATTGTATCGTCCAAAGTTCTTGCAGATGATATGGAGCATACGGGAACGGTTGCTGGCAAAGAGAACAAGATATCACCTCCAGCCAAAGATGATCCGAAGCAAGTTGATGATAAAAAGGAGTAA
- the ppaX gene encoding pyrophosphatase PpaX, with translation MIDTVLFDLDGTIIDTNELIISSFQHVMGGWEHSAPWTREQIIPHMGGTLEQQMRTFSGQEEVSEYVKGYRAYNDIHHEAMVRPFPHVIEVVEALHQAGIVMGVVTTKIRPSTLKVLERFDLLKYMKTIVTVTDVTNPKPHAEPVLKAMTELGADPAKTLMVGDSPVDIQSAQNAGALSAGVAWSLKGETILNGYGPDHMLHDMRDLLKLIRIETGRS, from the coding sequence ATGATTGACACGGTATTGTTTGATCTGGACGGAACGATTATTGATACCAATGAGTTGATTATCAGCTCATTCCAGCATGTTATGGGGGGATGGGAGCATTCAGCTCCATGGACTCGGGAACAGATCATTCCACATATGGGTGGCACACTGGAGCAGCAAATGCGCACTTTCTCTGGCCAGGAGGAAGTCTCCGAGTACGTGAAAGGTTACCGTGCTTATAATGATATCCATCATGAAGCGATGGTTAGACCTTTTCCACATGTTATTGAGGTAGTAGAGGCGCTGCATCAGGCTGGCATTGTTATGGGTGTGGTCACAACCAAGATTCGTCCATCTACATTAAAGGTGCTGGAACGTTTTGACCTACTGAAATATATGAAGACGATTGTAACAGTGACCGATGTGACGAATCCGAAGCCGCACGCTGAACCTGTACTGAAAGCCATGACGGAACTAGGTGCAGATCCTGCCAAAACGTTAATGGTGGGTGATAGTCCAGTAGATATCCAATCGGCACAGAATGCGGGCGCTCTATCGGCGGGGGTTGCATGGTCCCTTAAAGGGGAAACAATCCTGAACGGATATGGACCCGATCATATGTTGCACGACATGAGAGACTTGTTGAAACTCATCCGTATTGAAACGGGACGTTCATGA
- a CDS encoding DapH/DapD/GlmU-related protein, translating to MRKVTRYPVEDQNALWHIYKTVSPWKGVRNFIWIQLSRYCPILSVKNWIYRRMLGMKVGKHTAFGLMVMVDVFFPEKITVGENSVIGYNTTILAHEYLIKEYRLGEVIIGENVLIGANTTILPGVTIGDGAVVAAGAVVHKDVAPGAFVGGNPLRDLSRAAASTEETVFNTDDSSQGSVH from the coding sequence ATGAGAAAAGTAACCCGCTATCCGGTAGAGGACCAGAATGCACTTTGGCATATCTACAAGACAGTGAGTCCGTGGAAGGGCGTTCGTAATTTTATCTGGATCCAGTTGTCACGCTACTGTCCAATCCTATCGGTGAAGAATTGGATTTACCGCCGAATGCTCGGCATGAAGGTGGGAAAACACACTGCTTTTGGCCTGATGGTGATGGTGGATGTGTTTTTTCCGGAGAAAATAACGGTCGGCGAAAACTCGGTCATCGGTTACAACACAACGATTCTCGCTCATGAGTATCTCATTAAGGAGTACAGGCTCGGTGAGGTGATTATCGGGGAAAATGTACTGATTGGTGCCAATACAACGATTCTGCCCGGGGTAACAATAGGAGACGGAGCCGTTGTGGCTGCTGGAGCTGTCGTACATAAGGATGTTGCACCAGGAGCTTTTGTTGGAGGTAATCCACTTCGTGATTTATCCCGCGCGGCAGCTTCTACGGAAGAAACGGTCTTTAACACGGATGATTCTTCTCAGGGTAGTGTGCATTGA
- a CDS encoding ATP phosphoribosyltransferase regulatory subunit, producing the protein MSKPKGFEKPTGFRDYTPHVVSKLRTIERNVLECMERWGYRQIITPTIEYYDTVGVASSTSDRKLFKLLNSRGTTLVLRSDLTAPIARVVSSMLKDEQLPLRLSYHANVFRSIEEEAGREAEFFQTGVELVGDDSPEADAEVVALAIASLQAAGVSSFKIAMGHMGFLNGLLEEVIPGQTAEQEQLKEGLLGRDYVGYRQSIEALNLEQKLKEQLEAILRLRGGKEVCTHAVELSSSAEAAQSIAHLCAVFEVLEAYGVSEHVLIDLTMIGDFSYYTGMTFEGYAAELGSPVCSGGRYDNLLQQFGRSLPATGFALKTNRIIDGVHGIVIEEKQPVLIQYDPKRRAEALTEAARLRSMGQNVVTLLLPGDGAEASAVSVEARTAQAEQVITYGSEEGGR; encoded by the coding sequence ATGTCCAAACCAAAAGGTTTTGAAAAACCGACCGGATTCCGCGACTATACACCACATGTAGTATCCAAGCTGCGGACGATTGAACGCAATGTACTGGAATGTATGGAACGCTGGGGTTACCGTCAGATCATCACACCAACGATTGAATATTACGATACGGTGGGTGTAGCAAGCTCTACATCAGATCGCAAATTATTTAAATTGCTAAACAGCCGGGGAACCACACTGGTACTCAGATCGGATCTAACGGCTCCAATTGCACGCGTAGTTTCATCCATGCTCAAAGATGAGCAGTTGCCACTGCGTTTATCCTATCATGCGAACGTATTTCGTTCCATTGAAGAGGAAGCTGGGCGTGAGGCTGAATTTTTCCAGACGGGCGTGGAGCTGGTAGGGGACGACTCACCTGAGGCGGATGCAGAAGTTGTTGCCCTTGCGATTGCCTCTTTGCAGGCAGCGGGCGTGTCTTCTTTTAAAATAGCCATGGGCCATATGGGATTCCTGAACGGATTACTGGAGGAAGTAATTCCAGGCCAGACCGCTGAGCAGGAGCAATTGAAGGAGGGGCTGCTCGGACGTGATTATGTCGGCTATCGCCAGTCCATTGAAGCATTAAATCTGGAGCAGAAGTTAAAAGAACAGCTTGAAGCGATCCTGCGTCTGCGTGGTGGCAAGGAAGTATGTACACATGCGGTAGAGCTAAGTTCAAGTGCTGAAGCAGCACAGTCGATTGCACATCTGTGTGCGGTGTTCGAAGTGTTGGAAGCGTACGGTGTATCCGAACATGTGCTGATTGATCTGACGATGATCGGTGATTTCTCCTATTATACGGGCATGACCTTTGAAGGCTATGCAGCCGAACTGGGATCTCCGGTATGTAGCGGTGGACGGTATGATAATCTGTTACAACAGTTTGGGCGTTCGTTGCCAGCTACAGGATTTGCACTGAAAACGAACCGGATTATTGATGGTGTTCATGGCATTGTCATTGAAGAGAAACAACCGGTACTTATCCAATATGACCCGAAACGTCGGGCCGAGGCACTAACAGAAGCGGCAAGATTACGCAGTATGGGACAAAATGTAGTGACACTCCTTCTTCCTGGAGATGGGGCTGAGGCAAGTGCCGTATCGGTTGAAGCAAGAACCGCTCAGGCTGAGCAGGTTATTACTTACGGATCTGAAGAAGGAGGACGCTGA
- the hisG gene encoding ATP phosphoribosyltransferase, with translation MSDILKVAMPKGRIYKKASKLFREAGLDIPEDVDDTRRLVIEVPEAGMEFIMAKPVDVPTYVEYGVADIGIVGKDVLLEEDRDVYELLNLGIAQCRMSVIGLPDWKPGIQQRVATKYPRIASQYFREQGQQVEVIKLNGSIELAPLIGLADRIVDLVETGQTLRENGLVEMTGILDITSRLIANRVSYRMKNARIQALCDALQQVIPVSNEISAGSLRG, from the coding sequence ATGTCGGATATTCTGAAGGTGGCCATGCCGAAGGGCCGAATCTACAAAAAAGCCTCCAAATTGTTTCGTGAAGCGGGGCTGGATATTCCAGAAGACGTAGACGATACACGCAGATTGGTCATTGAAGTGCCGGAAGCTGGAATGGAATTCATTATGGCTAAGCCAGTAGATGTTCCAACATATGTGGAGTACGGTGTTGCCGATATCGGAATTGTTGGTAAAGACGTGCTGCTAGAGGAAGATCGGGATGTGTACGAACTGTTAAATCTGGGAATCGCTCAGTGCCGTATGTCTGTGATCGGACTTCCCGACTGGAAGCCAGGCATCCAGCAACGTGTTGCAACGAAGTATCCGAGGATTGCTTCACAGTATTTCCGGGAGCAGGGGCAGCAGGTCGAGGTGATCAAGCTGAATGGTTCCATTGAGCTTGCGCCTTTGATTGGTCTGGCAGACCGGATTGTCGATCTGGTGGAGACAGGTCAGACGCTGCGAGAGAACGGACTTGTGGAGATGACGGGCATTCTGGATATAACGAGCCGTCTTATCGCGAATCGGGTAAGTTATCGGATGAAAAATGCACGAATCCAGGCTTTGTGTGATGCACTTCAGCAAGTCATTCCAGTATCGAATGAAATTTCGGCGGGAAGCCTTCGGGGATAA
- the hisD gene encoding histidinol dehydrogenase gives MKIVPAREFDLKREVEYGTPEQNETVRRIVSDIRREGDAALLRYTEQLDRTKLTAAELRVPQEELQAAYAAVEPSFVTAIRQAAANIRAFHEKQKRNSWMDWQPDGSLLGQVIRPLKRVGVYVPGGKAAYPSSVLMNVIPAQVAGVPEIVLVTPPSTNGGEGINPYILVAAAEAGVSEMYRVGGAQAIAALAYGTESIAPVDKICGPGNIYVALAKREVYGAVDIDSIAGPSEIVVLADDTANPVYVAADLLSQAEHDEMASAILVTNSATLAKAVQGEVQRQLEVLPRRDIAAASVEQYGAIIVVDSIDEGIDVVNRLAPEHLEIMVQEPMAYAGRIENAGAIFLGPYSSEPVGDYFAGPNHIIPTNGTARFSSPVDVDDFIKKSSLIYYSKEALLQNGAAIIELARHEGLEGHARAIAVRLEQEGKAESDNG, from the coding sequence ATGAAAATTGTACCTGCACGGGAGTTTGATCTGAAGCGGGAAGTGGAGTATGGCACGCCGGAGCAAAATGAAACGGTACGGCGTATTGTCAGCGACATTCGCCGTGAGGGTGATGCGGCACTGCTGCGTTACACGGAGCAGCTGGACCGCACGAAGCTGACGGCCGCGGAATTGCGCGTGCCGCAGGAAGAGCTGCAGGCGGCTTATGCAGCCGTGGAGCCATCCTTTGTGACGGCGATTCGGCAAGCCGCCGCCAACATTCGTGCGTTTCACGAGAAACAGAAACGCAACTCGTGGATGGATTGGCAGCCGGACGGCAGCCTGCTGGGCCAGGTCATCCGACCGCTGAAGCGGGTCGGGGTCTATGTACCTGGCGGCAAAGCAGCGTATCCATCGTCTGTGCTGATGAATGTGATTCCGGCACAAGTGGCAGGTGTGCCGGAGATTGTTCTTGTGACGCCGCCGTCTACCAACGGTGGTGAAGGTATTAACCCGTACATCCTCGTTGCTGCTGCGGAAGCAGGCGTGAGCGAGATGTACCGGGTTGGCGGCGCTCAAGCTATCGCCGCCCTCGCTTACGGCACGGAGAGTATTGCCCCGGTTGACAAGATCTGTGGACCGGGCAATATTTACGTGGCGCTCGCGAAGCGCGAGGTGTACGGTGCGGTCGATATCGACAGTATCGCCGGGCCGAGTGAGATTGTGGTGCTCGCCGATGATACGGCGAATCCGGTGTACGTCGCCGCCGACCTGTTGTCGCAGGCGGAACATGACGAGATGGCATCGGCCATTCTCGTCACGAATTCGGCCACTCTGGCGAAAGCCGTGCAGGGCGAAGTACAGCGGCAGCTTGAAGTGCTGCCGCGGCGGGATATCGCTGCTGCATCCGTGGAGCAGTATGGCGCGATTATTGTGGTCGATTCCATCGATGAAGGGATCGACGTGGTGAACCGGCTTGCACCGGAGCATCTGGAGATCATGGTGCAGGAGCCGATGGCTTACGCTGGCCGGATCGAAAATGCCGGTGCGATCTTCCTCGGCCCGTACAGCTCGGAGCCGGTGGGGGATTATTTTGCAGGACCCAATCACATTATTCCGACCAATGGAACTGCGCGATTCAGTTCACCGGTCGACGTGGATGATTTTATCAAGAAATCGAGTCTGATCTATTATAGTAAAGAGGCGCTGCTACAGAACGGAGCGGCTATTATAGAGTTGGCCCGCCATGAAGGTCTTGAAGGGCATGCCCGTGCAATCGCTGTACGGTTAGAACAGGAAGGAAAGGCGGAATCGGACAATGGATAA
- the hisB gene encoding imidazoleglycerol-phosphate dehydratase HisB, which translates to MDKQNNGVELENKGAVRQAEVDRKTNETNIQLAFNVDGTGQSTIETDVPFLNHMLDLFTKHGQFDLNVHARGDIDIDDHHTVEDIGICLGQTLREALGDKRGIKRYASVFVPMDEALAQVIIDVSNRPHFEYRAEYPSQQVGSFSTELVHEFLWKLALEARITLHVIVHYGQNTHHMIEAIFKALGRALDEATMIDPRVTGVPSTKGVL; encoded by the coding sequence ATGGATAAGCAAAATAATGGTGTGGAACTTGAAAACAAAGGTGCAGTGCGCCAAGCAGAGGTTGACCGCAAAACAAACGAGACCAATATTCAATTGGCCTTTAATGTAGATGGAACAGGACAATCCACGATTGAAACGGATGTACCTTTCCTGAATCATATGCTGGATCTGTTCACAAAGCACGGACAATTCGATCTGAACGTACATGCCCGTGGAGATATTGATATCGACGATCATCACACGGTTGAAGACATCGGGATCTGTCTGGGACAGACGTTGCGAGAAGCATTGGGTGACAAACGCGGCATCAAGCGTTACGCCAGTGTTTTTGTACCGATGGACGAGGCACTCGCTCAGGTCATTATTGATGTGAGCAACCGGCCTCACTTTGAATACCGTGCAGAATACCCTTCCCAACAGGTAGGCAGTTTCTCCACGGAGCTGGTACATGAATTCCTGTGGAAATTGGCGCTGGAAGCTCGGATTACGTTACATGTCATTGTGCACTATGGTCAGAACACCCACCACATGATTGAAGCGATCTTTAAGGCATTGGGACGTGCACTGGATGAAGCAACGATGATTGATCCACGTGTAACGGGTGTGCCTTCCACGAAGGGAGTGCTGTAG
- the hisH gene encoding imidazole glycerol phosphate synthase subunit HisH, with translation MAIAIVDYGMGNLHSVGKAVERLGYEALVTGDREEILGADGVILPGVGAFGDAMVHLRESGLDTVVKEAAAGSKPLLGICLGMQLLFSSSEEHGEHEGLDILPGKVVRFAPGELKVPHMGWNRLEFLHAENPLFTGLEAGHVYFVHSYHALTENRDDLLAVTDYGHPVTAIVGRGSNFGMQFHPEKSGELGIKLLGNFLALTGAPVQR, from the coding sequence ATGGCGATTGCAATTGTCGATTACGGTATGGGTAACCTGCACAGCGTCGGCAAAGCGGTCGAACGTCTTGGCTACGAAGCGCTGGTCACGGGTGACCGGGAAGAGATTCTTGGCGCAGATGGTGTCATTCTGCCAGGCGTAGGCGCTTTTGGTGATGCGATGGTTCATCTGCGGGAGAGTGGACTGGATACGGTGGTCAAGGAAGCCGCTGCCGGTTCCAAGCCACTGCTCGGTATCTGTCTGGGGATGCAGTTGTTGTTCAGCTCAAGTGAAGAGCATGGCGAGCATGAGGGACTGGATATTTTGCCAGGTAAAGTGGTGCGATTCGCACCGGGAGAGCTGAAGGTTCCTCATATGGGATGGAACCGGTTGGAATTCCTGCACGCGGAAAATCCGCTATTTACGGGGCTTGAAGCAGGTCACGTCTATTTTGTCCATTCCTATCATGCGCTTACTGAAAACAGGGACGATCTGCTGGCGGTAACGGATTACGGACATCCGGTGACAGCCATTGTAGGCAGAGGGTCCAACTTCGGCATGCAATTCCACCCGGAGAAAAGTGGAGAGCTTGGTATAAAACTGCTCGGCAACTTTTTGGCTCTGACAGGAGCACCTGTACAAAGGTAA
- the hisA gene encoding 1-(5-phosphoribosyl)-5-[(5-phosphoribosylamino)methylideneamino]imidazole-4-carboxamide isomerase: MSSFILYPAIDIRDGKCVRLVQGDYNQETVYNDDPVQVALSWEKQGGTYVHLVDLDGAKAGHPVNDELIGRIASAVNVPVQVGGGLRTVADVERLLGLGVSRLIIGTAAIEDRAFTEEVLGRYGDKVAIGIDARNGYVATRGWLETSEVQAEVLAKELAAYGAETFIFTDISRDGMMQGPNVEAIVSLAKASGRTVIASGGVSVMDDLLRLSRHADDGVGGAIVGKALYTGSIDLSEAVRAVNK; this comes from the coding sequence ATGTCATCTTTTATCCTATATCCGGCGATTGATATCCGGGACGGCAAATGTGTAAGACTGGTGCAGGGAGATTATAATCAGGAGACCGTGTATAACGATGACCCGGTTCAAGTGGCTCTATCCTGGGAGAAACAAGGCGGTACATACGTTCATCTGGTGGATCTGGATGGTGCGAAAGCAGGGCATCCTGTTAATGATGAGCTGATCGGGCGGATTGCCTCGGCTGTGAATGTACCTGTTCAGGTGGGCGGCGGACTTCGTACAGTAGCGGATGTAGAGCGTTTGCTGGGTCTGGGTGTTAGCCGGCTGATCATTGGAACAGCAGCGATTGAGGATCGTGCTTTTACAGAGGAAGTACTGGGACGTTACGGCGACAAAGTGGCAATTGGCATCGACGCTCGTAATGGTTATGTAGCAACCCGCGGATGGCTTGAAACATCGGAAGTACAGGCAGAGGTGCTCGCGAAGGAATTGGCGGCATATGGGGCAGAAACGTTTATCTTTACGGATATTTCCCGTGATGGTATGATGCAGGGTCCTAATGTGGAAGCGATTGTGTCTCTAGCCAAGGCAAGCGGACGGACGGTTATTGCTTCCGGCGGTGTGAGTGTAATGGATGATCTGCTTCGTCTGAGTCGCCACGCGGATGATGGTGTTGGTGGAGCAATCGTGGGTAAAGCACTGTATACGGGAAGCATCGATCTGTCTGAAGCAGTACGTGCGGTAAATAAGTAA
- the hisF gene encoding imidazole glycerol phosphate synthase subunit HisF, which yields MLAKRIIPCLDVKDGRVVKGVNFVNLRDAGDPVELAALYDREGADELVFLDISASVEGRETMEEVVRQTAGEIAIPFTVGGGISKVEDMKRILRAGADKIAVNTAAVLNPQLIADGARRFGSQCIVVAIDAKYNEAWGEWEVYTHGGRKPSGIKALEWVKQAESLGAGEILLTSMDADGTKDGFDLKLTAAVSESVRIPVIASGGAGKESHFYDVFTTGKADAGLAATIFHYKEIAVPALKQHLREQGVEIRD from the coding sequence ATGCTGGCAAAAAGAATCATCCCCTGTCTGGATGTGAAGGACGGCCGGGTCGTCAAAGGCGTCAACTTCGTTAATCTCCGCGATGCGGGTGATCCGGTAGAGCTGGCGGCACTATATGACCGCGAGGGCGCGGACGAATTGGTATTTCTCGATATCTCCGCTTCGGTAGAAGGTCGCGAAACGATGGAAGAAGTCGTGCGGCAGACGGCGGGCGAAATCGCTATTCCCTTTACCGTAGGTGGTGGCATCTCCAAGGTAGAGGACATGAAGCGGATTCTCCGTGCAGGAGCGGATAAAATTGCAGTGAATACAGCCGCGGTACTTAACCCGCAGTTGATTGCAGATGGTGCACGTCGCTTTGGCTCGCAGTGTATCGTGGTAGCGATCGATGCCAAGTATAACGAAGCTTGGGGCGAGTGGGAAGTCTATACACATGGTGGACGGAAACCCTCCGGGATCAAGGCGCTGGAATGGGTTAAACAGGCTGAGAGCTTGGGCGCGGGGGAGATTCTTCTCACAAGTATGGACGCGGACGGAACAAAAGACGGCTTTGATCTGAAGCTGACGGCAGCAGTATCCGAATCTGTGCGTATTCCAGTCATCGCATCAGGCGGTGCGGGCAAGGAATCTCATTTCTATGATGTATTTACCACAGGCAAAGCGGACGCAGGGCTGGCCGCAACGATTTTCCATTACAAAGAAATCGCCGTACCGGCGCTAAAACAACATTTGAGAGAACAAGGGGTGGAGATCCGTGACTAA
- the hisIE gene encoding bifunctional phosphoribosyl-AMP cyclohydrolase/phosphoribosyl-ATP diphosphatase HisIE, which yields MSDEIKEQLSLEQVVEHIRWSDGLVPAIVQDVDTREVLMMAYMNRESLKLSLESGETWFWSRSRQELWHKGATSGNVQTITSLKYDCDGDTLLVEVKPNGPACHTGAVTCFHNEIIGLPEKSADKALDEAGAASASASSGSESRFEVLAELESVIAERERERPEGAYTTYLFDKGVDKILKKIGEEASETIIAAKNKDNDELRLEVSDLMYHLLVLLQERKLPLDDIMSELSRRHERPRRD from the coding sequence GTGAGCGATGAAATCAAGGAACAGTTGTCCTTGGAACAGGTTGTGGAACACATTCGTTGGAGTGACGGACTGGTTCCTGCCATTGTGCAGGATGTGGATACTCGGGAAGTCTTAATGATGGCTTATATGAATCGCGAATCTCTGAAGTTGTCGCTGGAATCCGGTGAGACGTGGTTCTGGTCACGCTCGCGTCAGGAGTTGTGGCATAAAGGGGCAACATCTGGCAACGTGCAGACGATTACTTCTCTGAAATATGATTGTGACGGCGATACTTTGTTGGTTGAGGTGAAACCGAACGGTCCGGCTTGCCATACAGGGGCGGTAACTTGTTTCCATAATGAAATCATTGGTTTGCCAGAGAAATCGGCAGACAAGGCTTTGGATGAAGCGGGTGCGGCATCTGCATCTGCAAGTTCCGGTTCCGAAAGTCGCTTTGAGGTATTGGCTGAACTGGAATCCGTTATTGCAGAGCGTGAACGTGAGCGTCCTGAGGGTGCATATACAACGTATCTCTTTGATAAAGGTGTAGACAAAATACTGAAAAAAATCGGTGAAGAAGCGTCCGAGACAATCATCGCCGCCAAAAATAAAGATAATGACGAGCTTCGTCTGGAAGTCAGTGACCTGATGTATCACCTGCTCGTCCTGTTACAAGAGCGCAAGCTGCCGCTGGACGACATTATGTCAGAGCTGAGCCGCCGTCATGAACGGCCTCGCCGCGATTAG